One Desulfovibrio aminophilus genomic region harbors:
- a CDS encoding SurA N-terminal domain-containing protein: MIRRFSVPAAILLCLAVILGAASARAAEFVADRIVAVANGKIITDYDLKQQVKMAIDGGYANPANAEEMHALRRQIIDQLIMDILLEQEAERYGIKVSDADVRAAINGIMEKTGINEEQLRKELVVQGLTWEKFFENKRLEIKKRHLVSGLVKVVVSEDEVKQAFEAKHGKSSEGEYLHLRLIVLPQGMTAAAVRQEIESGKLTFDKAATLYSQGPGAEHGGDLGVVARTDLAPDWRNALEGVKVGGVSKPFKAQGFDALLMIDSVGEAPQGDFELEKEGLYEDLYNKKMETFLKEYLDKLREKAVIEYRD, encoded by the coding sequence TTGATCAGACGTTTTTCCGTTCCCGCCGCCATCCTGCTGTGCCTGGCCGTGATCCTGGGGGCCGCCTCGGCGCGCGCCGCCGAGTTCGTCGCGGACCGCATCGTGGCCGTGGCCAACGGGAAGATCATCACCGACTATGACCTGAAGCAACAGGTCAAGATGGCCATCGACGGCGGCTACGCCAACCCGGCCAACGCCGAGGAGATGCACGCCCTGCGCCGCCAGATCATCGACCAGCTGATCATGGACATCCTCCTGGAGCAGGAGGCGGAGCGCTACGGCATCAAGGTCTCGGACGCGGACGTGCGGGCCGCGATCAACGGGATCATGGAAAAGACCGGCATCAACGAGGAGCAACTGCGCAAGGAACTGGTGGTCCAGGGGCTGACCTGGGAGAAATTCTTCGAGAACAAGCGGCTGGAGATCAAGAAGCGCCATCTGGTGAGCGGCCTGGTCAAGGTGGTGGTCAGCGAGGATGAGGTGAAGCAGGCCTTCGAGGCGAAGCACGGCAAGAGCTCGGAGGGAGAGTATCTGCACCTTCGCCTGATCGTCCTGCCCCAGGGCATGACCGCCGCGGCGGTGCGCCAGGAGATCGAATCCGGCAAGCTGACCTTCGACAAGGCGGCCACCCTCTATTCCCAGGGCCCGGGCGCGGAGCACGGCGGCGACCTGGGCGTGGTGGCCCGCACGGACCTGGCCCCGGATTGGCGCAACGCCCTGGAAGGGGTGAAGGTGGGCGGGGTGAGCAAGCCCTTCAAGGCCCAGGGGTTCGACGCCCTGCTCATGATCGACTCCGTTGGTGAGGCGCCGCAGGGCGATTTCGAACTGGAGAAGGAAGGCCTCTATGAGGACCTCTACAACAAGAAGATGGAAACCTTCCTCAAGGAATATCTGGACAAATTGAGGGAGAAGGCCGTCATCGAATATCGGGACTAA
- a CDS encoding peptidylprolyl isomerase, which translates to MKRLLLFFLLCLPLAACSSASDEEAGVVARVDGRPIYLNQLEFQHDMMHLEIAAAAPSVATLKKEYGQVLGQLIMLELVTEEMESRDLLPTDEEVREAENTIRADYPPGAFEQILVEEYIDIESWRKQLRSHLILERFFQQVLRPQVRIEFAEAEEYYRSHTQEFSLPPRVRLALILAPEREMVEKALEEYRKKRDPESLAANQGAATVRELTMREGQMPDQWRDALAKLQPGQNTSILRDESGYKSLVLLERLPAAVLSAEQAYPFIEQALAEVKLQEAFEKWLGAKLGAAKIAVSAHLLPAAQGGEDRKTLGTEMELLGDKEPGGEGVAAATGEQEQAGDGVIMEPGEDQEVDQGDIEEAAPDAAPAPKAAGRK; encoded by the coding sequence ATGAAACGACTGCTCCTCTTCTTTCTCCTGTGTCTGCCGTTGGCGGCCTGTTCCTCTGCCTCCGACGAGGAGGCCGGGGTGGTGGCCCGCGTGGACGGCCGCCCGATCTATCTGAACCAGCTCGAATTCCAGCACGACATGATGCATCTGGAGATCGCGGCCGCCGCGCCCAGCGTGGCGACGCTCAAGAAGGAGTATGGCCAGGTGCTGGGCCAGCTCATCATGCTCGAACTGGTGACCGAGGAGATGGAGTCGCGCGACCTGCTCCCCACGGACGAGGAGGTGCGCGAGGCCGAGAACACGATCCGCGCCGACTACCCGCCAGGGGCCTTCGAGCAGATCCTGGTGGAGGAGTATATCGATATTGAGTCCTGGCGGAAGCAGCTGCGCTCCCATCTCATCCTGGAGCGTTTCTTCCAGCAGGTTCTGCGGCCCCAGGTGCGCATCGAGTTCGCCGAGGCCGAGGAGTACTACCGCTCCCACACCCAGGAGTTCTCCCTGCCGCCGCGCGTGCGGCTGGCCTTGATCCTCGCCCCGGAGCGGGAGATGGTGGAGAAGGCGCTGGAGGAATACCGCAAGAAACGCGACCCGGAATCCCTGGCCGCGAACCAGGGAGCGGCCACGGTGCGCGAGCTGACCATGCGCGAGGGGCAGATGCCGGACCAGTGGCGCGACGCCCTGGCCAAGCTCCAGCCGGGGCAGAACACCTCCATTCTGCGTGACGAGTCCGGCTACAAGAGCCTCGTGCTTCTGGAACGGCTGCCCGCCGCGGTGCTTTCGGCCGAGCAGGCCTACCCGTTCATCGAGCAGGCCCTGGCCGAGGTCAAGCTCCAGGAGGCCTTCGAGAAGTGGCTGGGGGCGAAGCTCGGCGCGGCGAAGATCGCGGTGAGCGCGCACCTGCTGCCCGCCGCCCAGGGGGGCGAGGACCGCAAGACCCTGGGAACCGAGATGGAGCTGCTCGGGGACAAGGAGCCGGGGGGCGAGGGAGTCGCGGCCGCCACTGGAGAGCAGGAGCAGGCCGGCGACGGCGTGATCATGGAGCCCGGCGAGGACCAGGAAGTGGACCAGGGCGACATCGAGGAGGCCGCCCCGGACGCCGCGCCCGCGCCGAAAGCGGCCGGAAGGAAGTAG
- the mfd gene encoding transcription-repair coupling factor yields the protein MDYPKELTEFLEGGRAALRVFKSGPASQALAAQALMARGRSVVLVASGAREHRELAALLRLFLECGRRPGQEPDEDALVPWGRPWTELPPYLPKRPESDEWAARWAALYSLAYGSTPRAVLLTADNLLPRWPRPDLLRANNLTLARGDEMSPELIREQAALWGYVSRPLVGAPGELAVRGDILDIYAPGYGLPLRLEFFGDTLEGVRLFDPSSQRSRAELAEAVILPVAPGLYSGEHGQSARAWWRKLKTTGEMGPAEEQALLEGAERVDGQVWPGLFWDDAVGIEAHLPPDAVWILSSATDLRARLEEHVFSWREFLRRETEATGRRWPVRFLLRPEESARQAYLQKRQLVFEDLTLGRDRDGAELPEQTVNAFADLFWKPEEQRRPWTALVNGLKGWARSRRQTVLSFRSERSRRKFLTLAAQEELPLSTEYSPDARGLFALVSPLKKGFDLAWADMLVLAEDVLQPEPVAEGRRTSRDKPFEGLDRYDDLLEGDLLVHRDYGLARFGGLHRLSVGEAANDYLLLFFDKDDRLYLPVDRLNLVQRFKGPEGVSPSLDKLGGARWRSATERARKAIEKIAAELVEMYAFRRVAKGYGYGPPSELYWEFETTFGFEETPDQARAVSDVFADMEKTEPMDRLVCGDVGFGKTEVALRAAFRAVLEGRQVALLCPTTVLAEQHYQTFLKRMESFPVRVDMLSRFVPKDRQKAVTAATARGEVDILIGTHRLLSQDVSFPRLGLLILDEEQRFGVKHKEKLKHYRKNIDVLTLTATPIPRTLQLSLSGLRGLSVIETPPPERKAVETALVERDDTFLGNVLKRELARGGQVFWVYNRVQGLERVAEYVKKLAPEARVGMAHGQMSEKGLEEAMHRFWHGEMDVLVCTAIVESGLDFPNANTLIVDQAQMFGLGQLYQLRGRVGRSERQAYAFFVVPSVDGLPEQSRRRLRIILDLDYLGAGFKVAMEDLRLRGTGNILGEAQSGQIGRVGLDLFLEMLEEEVRRLRGESRRQVTDPELTFVFEAHIPGDYMQESRERLSYYKALSSANTETALKELEGEIRDRFGPLPEALENFLAVLHFKRTLSRLQVVRAELTPTRAVLSFGPDNDAVSPSELVAWVAARPGRAKLLPPGKLEIRAAGDGLVRENIAALNRELDGLLGREAGAATEPTR from the coding sequence TTGGACTACCCCAAGGAACTCACTGAATTTCTGGAGGGCGGCCGGGCCGCCCTGCGCGTCTTCAAAAGCGGCCCGGCGTCGCAGGCCCTGGCTGCCCAGGCCCTCATGGCCCGGGGCCGGAGCGTGGTCCTGGTCGCCTCCGGCGCGCGCGAGCACCGGGAGTTGGCCGCCCTGTTGCGGCTGTTCCTGGAGTGCGGCCGCCGTCCGGGCCAGGAGCCGGACGAGGACGCCCTGGTTCCCTGGGGACGTCCCTGGACCGAACTGCCGCCCTATCTGCCCAAGCGGCCGGAGTCGGACGAATGGGCCGCGCGCTGGGCCGCGCTCTATTCCCTGGCCTACGGCTCCACGCCCCGGGCCGTGCTGCTCACGGCGGACAACCTTCTGCCCCGCTGGCCCCGGCCGGACCTGCTGCGGGCCAACAACCTGACCCTGGCCCGGGGCGACGAGATGTCGCCCGAGCTCATCCGCGAGCAGGCCGCGCTCTGGGGCTACGTCTCGCGGCCCCTGGTGGGCGCGCCGGGCGAACTGGCCGTGCGCGGCGACATCCTGGACATCTACGCCCCGGGCTACGGCCTGCCGCTGCGCCTGGAGTTCTTCGGCGACACCCTGGAGGGCGTGCGGCTCTTCGACCCCTCCAGCCAGCGCTCGCGCGCCGAGCTGGCCGAGGCCGTGATCCTGCCCGTGGCCCCGGGGCTCTATTCCGGCGAGCACGGCCAGTCCGCCCGGGCCTGGTGGCGCAAGCTCAAGACCACCGGCGAGATGGGCCCGGCCGAGGAGCAGGCCTTGCTGGAAGGCGCGGAGCGGGTGGACGGCCAGGTCTGGCCCGGCCTGTTCTGGGACGACGCCGTGGGCATCGAGGCCCACCTTCCGCCGGACGCGGTCTGGATTCTCTCCTCGGCCACGGACCTGCGCGCCCGGCTGGAGGAGCACGTCTTTTCCTGGCGCGAGTTCCTGCGCCGCGAAACCGAGGCGACCGGCCGCCGCTGGCCCGTGCGCTTCCTGCTGCGGCCCGAGGAGTCGGCGCGACAGGCCTATCTGCAGAAGCGCCAGCTCGTGTTCGAGGACCTGACCCTGGGCCGGGACCGCGACGGCGCGGAGCTGCCCGAGCAGACGGTGAACGCCTTCGCGGACCTCTTCTGGAAGCCCGAGGAGCAGCGCCGCCCCTGGACCGCCCTGGTGAACGGGCTCAAGGGCTGGGCCCGGAGCCGCCGCCAGACCGTCCTCTCCTTCCGCTCCGAGCGCTCCCGCCGCAAGTTCCTGACCCTGGCGGCCCAGGAGGAGCTGCCGCTGTCCACGGAGTACTCCCCGGACGCGCGCGGCCTGTTCGCCCTGGTCTCGCCCCTGAAGAAGGGCTTCGACCTGGCCTGGGCCGACATGCTCGTCCTGGCCGAGGACGTGCTCCAGCCCGAGCCCGTGGCCGAGGGGCGGCGGACCTCCCGTGACAAGCCCTTCGAGGGCCTGGACCGCTACGACGACCTGCTGGAGGGCGACCTGCTCGTGCACCGGGACTACGGCCTGGCCCGCTTCGGGGGGCTGCACCGGCTCTCGGTGGGCGAGGCGGCCAACGACTACCTCCTGCTGTTTTTCGACAAGGACGACCGACTCTACCTGCCCGTGGACCGCTTGAACCTCGTGCAGCGCTTCAAGGGTCCGGAAGGCGTCTCGCCTTCCCTGGACAAGCTGGGCGGGGCGCGCTGGCGCAGCGCCACCGAGCGGGCCCGCAAGGCCATCGAGAAGATCGCGGCCGAACTGGTGGAGATGTACGCCTTCCGCCGCGTGGCCAAGGGCTACGGCTACGGGCCGCCCTCGGAACTGTACTGGGAGTTCGAGACCACCTTCGGCTTCGAGGAGACCCCGGACCAGGCACGGGCCGTGTCCGACGTCTTCGCCGACATGGAGAAGACCGAGCCCATGGACCGCCTCGTCTGCGGCGACGTGGGCTTCGGCAAGACCGAGGTGGCCCTGCGCGCGGCCTTCCGGGCCGTGCTCGAGGGGCGGCAGGTGGCCCTGCTCTGTCCCACCACGGTCCTGGCCGAGCAGCACTACCAAACCTTCCTCAAGCGCATGGAGAGCTTCCCGGTGCGGGTGGACATGCTCAGCCGCTTCGTGCCCAAGGACCGGCAGAAGGCCGTGACCGCGGCCACGGCCCGGGGCGAGGTGGACATCCTCATCGGCACCCACCGCCTGCTCTCCCAGGACGTGTCCTTTCCCCGCCTGGGCCTGCTCATCCTGGACGAGGAACAGCGCTTCGGCGTCAAGCACAAGGAAAAGCTCAAGCACTACCGCAAGAACATCGACGTGCTCACGCTCACGGCCACGCCCATTCCGCGCACGCTCCAGCTCTCGCTTTCGGGCCTGCGCGGGCTCTCGGTCATCGAGACCCCGCCGCCGGAGCGCAAGGCCGTGGAGACCGCCCTGGTGGAGCGCGACGACACCTTCCTGGGCAACGTGCTGAAGCGGGAGCTGGCCCGGGGCGGACAGGTCTTCTGGGTCTACAACCGGGTGCAGGGCCTGGAGCGGGTGGCCGAGTATGTGAAGAAGCTCGCGCCCGAGGCCCGCGTGGGCATGGCTCACGGCCAGATGTCCGAGAAGGGCCTGGAGGAGGCCATGCACCGCTTCTGGCACGGCGAGATGGACGTGCTGGTCTGCACGGCCATCGTCGAGTCCGGGCTGGACTTCCCCAACGCCAACACGCTCATCGTGGACCAGGCCCAGATGTTCGGCCTGGGCCAACTTTACCAGCTGCGCGGCCGGGTGGGCCGCAGCGAGCGGCAGGCCTACGCCTTCTTCGTGGTGCCCTCGGTGGACGGGCTGCCCGAGCAGTCGCGGCGACGCTTGCGGATCATCCTGGACCTGGATTATCTCGGAGCGGGATTCAAGGTGGCCATGGAGGACCTGCGCCTGCGCGGGACCGGGAACATCCTGGGCGAGGCCCAGTCCGGCCAGATCGGCCGCGTGGGGCTGGACTTGTTCCTGGAAATGCTGGAAGAAGAGGTGCGCAGGCTGCGCGGCGAATCCCGCCGCCAGGTCACGGACCCGGAGCTGACCTTCGTCTTCGAGGCCCACATCCCCGGGGACTACATGCAGGAGTCCCGGGAGCGGCTGAGCTACTACAAGGCTCTGTCCTCGGCCAACACCGAGACGGCGCTCAAGGAGCTGGAGGGCGAGATCCGCGACCGCTTCGGGCCCCTGCCCGAGGCCCTGGAGAACTTCCTGGCCGTGCTGCACTTCAAGCGCACCCTGTCGCGGCTGCAGGTGGTGCGGGCCGAGCTGACGCCCACCCGGGCCGTGTTGTCCTTCGGCCCGGACAACGACGCGGTGTCGCCCTCGGAGTTGGTCGCCTGGGTGGCGGCCAGACCTGGACGGGCCAAGCTGCTGCCGCCGGGCAAGCTGGAAATCCGGGCCGCCGGGGATGGACTGGTCCGGGAGAACATCGCCGCCCTCAACCGCGAGCTGGACGGCCTGCTCGGCCGCGAGGCCGGGGCGGCCACGGAACCGACCCGATGA
- a CDS encoding chemotaxis protein CheW — MSEAMKKQDDELIQLVTFSIGEEEFGVDILKVQEIIRTMEITKVPRAPEFVEGVINLRGKVIPIVDLRKRFGLETRDHDKHTRIIVIEINQMIVGFVVDSVSEVLRIPANTVEPPPPVVSGLESEYISGVGKLQDRLLILLDLNRLLSGEEKEALSQV, encoded by the coding sequence ATGAGCGAGGCCATGAAGAAACAGGACGACGAACTCATCCAGTTGGTCACCTTCAGCATCGGCGAAGAGGAATTCGGCGTGGACATCCTCAAGGTGCAGGAGATCATCCGCACCATGGAGATCACGAAGGTCCCCCGCGCGCCGGAATTCGTCGAGGGTGTCATCAACCTGCGCGGCAAGGTCATCCCCATCGTTGACCTGCGCAAGCGCTTCGGCCTGGAGACCCGCGACCACGACAAGCATACCCGGATCATCGTCATCGAGATCAACCAGATGATCGTCGGGTTCGTGGTGGACTCCGTGTCCGAGGTGCTGCGCATTCCGGCCAACACGGTGGAGCCGCCGCCGCCGGTGGTTTCGGGCCTTGAGTCCGAGTACATCAGCGGAGTGGGCAAGCTCCAGGACCGCCTGCTCATCCTGCTCGACCTGAACCGGCTGCTTTCCGGCGAGGAAAAGGAAGCCCTGAGCCAGGTCTGA